The following are encoded in a window of Nocardioides houyundeii genomic DNA:
- the cas3 gene encoding CRISPR-associated helicase Cas3', producing the protein MRHIQRPDEHLLFALPTMATTDAMAETLRRDFHPTGNLVIKSHQHASFSQLDSVTPEDARLYADHWFTTSARRLVAPIAVTTCDQVLSAALNQKSTHLRLLAVANHHVVFDEVHTFDAYQRELLVELLAWLGATRARVTLLSASIPHQDAVDYRNAYVHGLTRDRKRKVVVPYESRYPGHSLIDVAEDGELRDEVEADVPLSAPVEPVGFVTVTSTEVAKTRAGWALQQMAEHPKCHVAVVCNQVDPTVETARAIAASLPDGRELIVLHSRMTRSQRSKVESHLRSRLGPPPRHPGADASDEAVAAYESELAGYTTAPPVVVVATQIIEASLDLDFDIMGSDLAPSPSLVQRAGRLWRFRDEVHRVRRHGAAGPSRTMTVFVATNKDGSLSARGMFPYSSAELRKVHDLVTKRPLLRIPDDVQSFVDDGRVTIEDLNADVAWAAEVQRDFGAKMQMVASANVSKAKLLKDVIASPTLTYGALMSLTRLPDDEDAMRTRYIDVPGSTFIVFDSGKDPSEFVTAGPVPANIMRAATGNQVRAWQQATLPASGRHRDDLLALHAATLASLGIEEWKPKAAVLERQLPVDLALRDVAARARQADGAKDPMGAFDDLLGWA; encoded by the coding sequence TTGCGCCACATCCAGCGCCCCGACGAGCACCTGCTGTTCGCGCTGCCGACCATGGCGACGACCGACGCGATGGCTGAGACGCTGCGCCGGGACTTCCACCCGACCGGGAACCTGGTCATCAAGTCGCACCAGCACGCATCCTTCTCGCAGCTCGACAGCGTGACCCCTGAGGACGCCCGGCTCTACGCCGACCACTGGTTCACGACCTCGGCCAGGCGTCTGGTGGCCCCGATCGCGGTCACCACCTGCGACCAGGTCCTCAGCGCGGCCCTCAACCAGAAGTCGACCCACTTGCGCCTGCTCGCGGTCGCCAACCACCACGTCGTCTTCGACGAGGTGCACACCTTCGACGCCTACCAGCGCGAGCTCCTCGTCGAGCTGCTCGCCTGGCTGGGAGCCACCAGGGCCCGGGTCACCCTTCTCTCAGCGAGCATCCCCCACCAGGACGCAGTCGACTACCGCAACGCCTACGTGCACGGGCTCACCCGGGACCGGAAGCGGAAGGTTGTGGTCCCGTACGAGTCCCGCTACCCCGGGCACTCGCTCATCGACGTGGCAGAGGACGGCGAGCTGCGCGACGAGGTCGAAGCAGATGTCCCTCTCTCGGCCCCGGTCGAGCCCGTCGGATTCGTCACCGTCACCTCGACCGAGGTGGCGAAGACGCGCGCCGGATGGGCTCTCCAGCAGATGGCCGAGCACCCCAAGTGCCACGTGGCGGTGGTGTGCAACCAGGTCGACCCGACCGTGGAGACCGCCCGGGCCATCGCCGCGTCCCTCCCCGACGGCAGAGAGCTGATCGTCCTGCACTCCCGCATGACCAGGTCGCAGAGGTCGAAGGTGGAGTCGCACCTGCGCAGCCGCCTGGGCCCGCCGCCCCGGCATCCGGGCGCGGACGCCTCGGACGAGGCGGTCGCCGCCTACGAATCGGAGCTAGCCGGCTACACCACTGCCCCGCCGGTGGTGGTCGTGGCGACCCAGATCATCGAGGCGTCCCTCGACCTGGACTTCGACATCATGGGGTCCGACCTAGCCCCGAGCCCCTCCCTGGTCCAGCGGGCCGGCCGATTGTGGCGGTTCCGGGACGAGGTCCATCGGGTGCGCCGGCACGGGGCCGCGGGCCCGTCGCGCACTATGACGGTCTTCGTGGCGACGAACAAGGATGGCTCGCTGTCGGCTCGCGGGATGTTCCCCTACTCGTCCGCGGAGCTCCGCAAGGTGCACGACCTGGTCACCAAACGCCCCCTGCTGAGGATCCCCGACGATGTGCAGTCGTTCGTCGACGACGGCCGGGTCACCATCGAGGACCTGAACGCCGACGTCGCATGGGCAGCCGAGGTCCAGAGGGATTTCGGGGCGAAGATGCAGATGGTCGCCAGCGCGAACGTCTCCAAGGCCAAGCTCCTGAAGGACGTGATCGCGTCGCCGACGCTTACCTACGGCGCCCTCATGTCGCTGACCCGTCTGCCGGACGACGAGGATGCGATGCGCACCCGCTACATCGACGTCCCGGGCTCCACGTTCATCGTCTTCGACTCCGGCAAGGACCCGTCCGAGTTCGTCACCGCAGGGCCGGTGCCCGCGAACATCATGCGGGCCGCCACCGGCAACCAGGTGCGGGCGTGGCAGCAGGCGACCCTTCCAGCGTCCGGACGTCACCGTGACGACCTCCTCGCGCTGCACGCCGCCACCCTCGCCAGCCTCGGAATCGAGGAGTGGAAGCCCAAGGCAGCGGTCCTGGAGCGGCAGCTTCCGGTCGACCTTGCCCTGCGGGACGTAGCCGCCCGGGCTCGCCAGGCCGATGGCGCCAAGGACCCAATGGGTGCCTTCGACGATCTTCTCGGATGGGCCTGA